In Fusarium falciforme chromosome 10, complete sequence, a single genomic region encodes these proteins:
- a CDS encoding Aa-trans domain-containing protein, with product MRGSKEDTEEGLATLPSGAGEVDNDPTLAHDAVFGNITEKGPNYRDVGWLGSAALMMKSQIGLGVLSIPSAFDALGIIPGIICLLTVAALTSWSDYVIGMFKLRHREIWGIDDAAGLMFGKVGQEFLGVAFVLYTIFVAASGILGISISLNAMSTHGACTAVFVAVSSIAVFACSSIRTLANISWLAWGGVISLTIAVYIVTIAAAVQERPSEAPQEGVWVSDYKLSNNPSFADAISAICTFVFAYAGTPLFFPIAAEMRDPRQYTKALVLCQSTVTATYIIIGIMVYYYCGSYVASPALGSAGPVVKKIAYGLALPGLLAGATINAHAASKYPFIRFLRGSRHLTANTFTHWACWLGCTFTVSLSAYAIASGIPIFHALVSLVGALLGTLMCFQPMGCMWLYDNWSRGRSGGRTIGWTVQAYVAVFVVVSGMFLTVAGTYGTVVGVIKAFNETKGAAAWSCADNSNSV from the exons ATGAGAGGTAGCAAAGAAGACACAGAGGAGGGACTCGCCACTCTGCCTTCTGGAGCGGGGGAAGTCGACAACGATCCTACACTCGCCCACGATGCAGTCTTTGGCAACATTACCGAGAAAGGACCTAACTACCGCGAC GTCGGATGGCTTGGCTCGGCTGCCCTCATGATGAAGTCCCAGATCGGCCTCGGCGTCCTCTCGATCCCGTCCGCGTTTGACGCGCTTGGCATCATCCCGGGCATCATCTGTCTCTTGACTGTAGCTGCCCTGACGAGCTGGTCGGACTATGTGATTGGCATGTTTAAACTGAGGCATCGAGAGATCTGGGGCATTGATGATGCCGCTGGTCTCATGTTTGGTAAAGTTGGGCAAGAGTTCCTCGGCGTTGCGTTTGTTCTGT ATACCATCTTTGTTGCTGCGTCGGGGATTCTTGGCATCTCGATCAGTTTAAACGCCATGTCGACTCATGGAGCTTGCACTGCCGTGTTTGTCGCCGTATCCTCCATCGCAGTCTTTGCCTGCAGCAGCATCCGCACTCTGGCAAATATAAGCTGGCTTGCCTGGGGCGGCGTAATCTCCCTCACGATCGCAG TCTACATCGTCACCATCGCCGCAGCAGTCCAAGAACGTCCTTCAGAAGCCCCCCAGGAAGGAGTCTGGGTGTCCGACTACAAGCTCTCCAACAACCCCAGCTTTGCCGACGCCATCTCTGCCATCTGCACCTTTGTGTTTGCCTACGCCGGCACGccgctcttcttccccatcgCGGCCGAGATGCGAGATCCGCGGCAGTACACCAAGGCGTTGGTACTCTGCCAGTCGACCGTAACTGCTACGTACATCATCATCGGTATCATGGTGTACTACTACTGTGGTTCTTATGTTGCGTCGCCGGCTTTGGGTTCTGCGGGGCCTGTTGTTAAGAAGATTGCTTATGGACTTGCTCTCCCTGGTCTTCTTGCCGGCGCAACCATCAATGCCCAC GCCGCAAGCAAGTACCCGTTTATCCGCTTCCTCCGCGGATCGAGGCATCTAACCGCCAACACATTCACCCACTGGGCATGCTGGCTCGGCTGCACATTCACAGTCTCCCTAAGCGCCTACGCCATCGCCAGCGGTATCCCCATCTTCCACGCCCTCGTGTCCCTCGTGGGAGCCCTCCTGGGCACGCTCATGTGCTTCCAGCCGATGGGGTGCATGTGGTTGTACGACAACTGGAGCAGGGGCCGTTCTGGGGGGAGGACCATCGGGTGGACTGTCCAGGCCTATGTAGCTGTGTTTGTCGTCGTCTCGGGAATGTTTCTCACAGTTGCTGGGACGTATGGGACTGTTGTTGGGGTTATCAAGGCTTTCAACGAGACGAAAGGGGCGGCGGCTTGGTCGTGTGCCGACAACTCCAACTCTGTATAA